From one Streptomyces sp. CA-210063 genomic stretch:
- a CDS encoding metal ABC transporter permease — protein MEILNYAFMQRALLAAVLVGITAPAIGIYLVQRRQALMGDGIGHVAMTGVGLGFMLSWSPVWMATLVSVVGAVLMELIRWYGRTRGDIALAMLFYGGMAGGVMLINLAPGGTNANLMSFLFGSLSTVSQEDITAICVLAAFVIVMTLALRRQLFAVSQDEEFARVTGLPVRALNLLTAVTAAVTVTVAMRVVGLLLVSALMVVPVAAAQQLTRSFAATFAIAVAIGVSVTIGGTVTSYYQDVPPGATIVLLAIAAFMVLTALATPLARRRAKAMEPAAGDPAVCVIPKSGEEAGAGVIRDTVPASRTSAEGSAG, from the coding sequence ATGGAAATCCTCAACTACGCCTTCATGCAGCGGGCCCTGCTCGCCGCCGTCCTCGTCGGCATCACCGCCCCCGCGATCGGTATCTACCTCGTCCAGCGCCGCCAGGCCCTCATGGGCGACGGCATCGGCCATGTCGCGATGACCGGCGTGGGCCTCGGCTTCATGCTCTCCTGGTCGCCGGTGTGGATGGCGACGCTGGTGTCCGTGGTGGGCGCCGTCCTGATGGAACTGATCCGCTGGTACGGCAGGACGCGCGGCGACATCGCGCTCGCCATGCTCTTCTACGGCGGCATGGCGGGCGGTGTGATGCTCATCAACCTCGCGCCCGGCGGCACCAACGCCAATCTGATGTCGTTCCTCTTCGGCTCGCTCTCGACCGTGTCGCAGGAGGACATCACCGCGATCTGCGTCCTGGCCGCGTTCGTGATCGTGATGACGCTGGCGCTGCGGCGGCAGCTGTTCGCGGTCAGCCAGGACGAGGAGTTCGCCCGGGTCACCGGCCTGCCGGTGCGGGCGCTGAACCTGCTGACGGCGGTCACGGCGGCGGTGACCGTGACGGTCGCCATGCGCGTCGTCGGCCTGCTGCTGGTGTCCGCGCTGATGGTCGTCCCGGTCGCCGCGGCGCAGCAGCTCACCCGCAGTTTCGCGGCGACGTTCGCGATCGCCGTGGCCATCGGGGTGTCCGTGACGATCGGCGGCACCGTCACGTCGTACTACCAGGACGTACCGCCCGGCGCGACGATCGTGCTGCTCGCCATCGCCGCGTTCATGGTGCTCACCGCACTGGCCACACCCCTGGCCAGGCGGCGTGCGAAGGCGATGGAGCCGGCGGCCGGCGACCCGGCGGTATGCGTGATTCCGAAGTCCGGTGAGGAGGCCGGGGCGGGGGTGATCAGGGATACGGTTCCGGCCAGCCGGACCTCCGCCGAGGGGTCCGCCGGCTGA
- a CDS encoding metal ABC transporter ATP-binding protein, producing MSEPVISLRGVRAELGSRTVLRGIDLTVHRGEVVALLGANGSGKSTAVRTVIGQVPVSDGEIELFGTPRRRFRDWRRLGYVPQRTTAAGGVPATVTEVVTSGRLSRARFGILGRADREAVRRAIDLVGMADRAKDSVNALSGGQHQRVLIARALACEPELLIMDEPMAGVDLASQEVLAATLREQVAKGTTVLLVLHELGPLEPLIDRAVVLRDGCVTHDGPPPKAVGQHALPGHDHVHPHAAPGTEPVRTGLLS from the coding sequence ATGAGCGAGCCCGTCATATCGCTGCGCGGGGTACGCGCCGAACTGGGCTCGCGCACGGTCCTGCGCGGCATCGACCTCACCGTGCACCGCGGTGAGGTCGTCGCGTTGCTCGGCGCCAACGGCTCCGGCAAGTCCACCGCCGTACGCACGGTGATCGGCCAGGTGCCGGTCAGCGACGGCGAGATCGAGCTGTTCGGCACCCCGCGGCGCCGCTTCCGCGACTGGCGGCGGCTCGGGTACGTGCCGCAGCGCACGACCGCGGCGGGCGGCGTCCCGGCGACCGTCACCGAGGTCGTGACGTCCGGCCGGCTCTCCCGCGCCCGCTTCGGCATCCTCGGCAGGGCGGACCGCGAGGCCGTACGACGGGCCATCGACCTGGTCGGCATGGCGGACCGCGCCAAGGACTCGGTGAACGCCCTCTCCGGCGGCCAGCACCAGCGCGTCCTCATCGCCCGTGCCCTCGCCTGCGAACCCGAGCTGCTGATCATGGACGAGCCGATGGCGGGCGTCGACCTGGCCAGCCAGGAGGTGCTGGCCGCGACCCTGCGCGAGCAGGTCGCGAAGGGGACGACCGTGCTGTTGGTCCTCCATGAACTGGGCCCGCTGGAGCCGCTGATCGACCGCGCGGTGGTGCTCCGCGACGGCTGCGTCACCCACGACGGCCCGCCCCCGAAGGCGGTCGGCCAGCACGCGCTGCCCGGCCACGACCATGTCCACCCGCACGCGGCACCGGGCACGGAGCCGGTCCGTACGGGCCTGCTGAGCTGA
- a CDS encoding metal ABC transporter solute-binding protein, Zn/Mn family, with product MNVVRRRLLIPAAATAAAAIGLTTLSACSNDSAAAGNTDKFDVVASFYPMAFLAEQIGGKYVNVTSLTEPGQEPHDLEISAKQTAQLQESDAVVYLKGLQPSVDDAVDQSEIKTKIDAATLTSLEEHGTEVGGHAEEHDDEPAEDEHGHEESGKDPHIWLDPVKYAEVAKGVGAALEKADPDHADTYKTNTEALVEKLGALDGQFESGLKNTKTKVFITTHAAFGYLAERYGLTEEAISGLDPESEPSAARVKELEKMAKADGVTTVFYETLVSDKTAKTIAADAGLKTDVLDPIEGITEKSRGKDYFSVQEANLKALQTALGAK from the coding sequence ATGAACGTAGTAAGACGACGACTCCTGATACCCGCGGCGGCGACCGCGGCCGCCGCCATCGGCCTCACCACTCTCTCGGCATGTTCGAACGACAGCGCCGCCGCGGGCAACACGGACAAGTTCGACGTCGTCGCGTCGTTCTATCCGATGGCCTTCCTCGCCGAGCAGATCGGCGGGAAGTACGTGAACGTCACCAGTCTGACCGAGCCCGGCCAGGAGCCGCACGACCTGGAGATCAGCGCCAAGCAGACCGCGCAGCTCCAGGAGTCGGACGCGGTGGTCTATCTCAAGGGCCTGCAGCCCTCCGTCGACGACGCCGTCGACCAGTCCGAGATCAAGACGAAGATCGACGCCGCCACGCTGACCTCCCTGGAGGAGCACGGCACCGAGGTCGGCGGCCACGCCGAGGAGCACGACGACGAGCCCGCGGAGGACGAGCACGGCCACGAGGAGTCCGGCAAGGACCCCCACATCTGGCTCGACCCCGTGAAGTACGCCGAGGTCGCCAAGGGCGTCGGCGCCGCCCTCGAAAAGGCCGACCCGGACCACGCGGACACCTACAAGACCAACACCGAGGCCCTGGTCGAGAAGCTGGGCGCGCTCGACGGCCAGTTCGAGAGCGGCCTGAAGAACACGAAGACCAAGGTCTTCATCACCACCCACGCCGCCTTCGGCTACCTCGCCGAGCGCTACGGCCTCACCGAGGAGGCCATCTCCGGCCTCGACCCCGAGTCCGAGCCGAGTGCGGCGCGGGTGAAGGAACTTGAGAAGATGGCGAAGGCCGACGGCGTCACCACGGTGTTCTACGAGACACTCGTCAGTGACAAGACCGCGAAGACCATCGCCGCCGACGCCGGGCTGAAGACGGACGTCCTCGACCCGATCGAGGGCATCACCGAGAAGTCCCGCGGCAAGGACTACTTCTCGGTCCAGGAAGCCAACCTCAAGGCGCTCCAGACGGCCCTGGGAGCCAAGTGA
- a CDS encoding glycine--tRNA ligase, with protein MAADKIDTIVSLSKRRGFVFPCSEIYGGQRAAWDYGPLGVELKENLKRQWWRYMVTSREDVVGIDSSVILAPEVWVASGHVATFSDPLTECTSCHKRFRADHLEEAYEAKKGRLPENGLADVNCPNCGTKGQFTEPKQFSGLLSTHLGPTQDTGSIAYLRPETAQGIFTNFAQVQTTSRKKPPFGIAQMGKSFRNEITPGNFIFRTREFEQMEMEFFVKPGEDEKWQEYWMQERWNWYTGLGLREENMRWYDHPKEKLSHYSKRTADIEYRFQFGGNEWGELEGVANRTDYDLTAHSKASGQDLFYFDQEAGERYTPYVIEPAAGVGRTMLAFLLDAYTEDEAPNAKGKLEKRTVLRLDHRIAPVKVAVLPLSRNPELSPKAKGLATALRQNWNIEFDDAGAIGRRYRRQDEIGTPYCVTVDFDTLDDNAVTVRERDSMKQERVSLDQIEGYLAGRLVGA; from the coding sequence GTGGCCGCCGACAAGATCGACACCATCGTCAGCCTGAGCAAGCGCCGTGGCTTCGTATTCCCGTGCAGCGAGATCTACGGCGGTCAGCGTGCCGCCTGGGACTACGGACCGCTGGGTGTCGAGCTCAAGGAGAACCTCAAGCGCCAGTGGTGGCGCTACATGGTGACGTCGCGCGAGGACGTGGTCGGTATCGACTCGTCCGTCATCCTGGCCCCCGAGGTCTGGGTCGCCTCCGGCCACGTCGCCACCTTCTCCGACCCGCTCACCGAGTGCACCTCCTGCCACAAGCGGTTCCGCGCGGACCACCTGGAAGAGGCGTACGAGGCGAAGAAGGGCCGCCTGCCGGAGAACGGCCTCGCGGACGTCAACTGCCCCAACTGTGGCACCAAGGGCCAGTTCACCGAGCCCAAGCAGTTCTCGGGTCTGCTCTCCACCCACCTCGGCCCCACGCAGGACACCGGCTCCATCGCCTACCTGCGGCCCGAGACCGCCCAGGGCATCTTCACCAACTTCGCCCAGGTGCAGACCACCTCGCGCAAGAAGCCCCCGTTCGGCATCGCGCAGATGGGCAAGTCCTTCCGCAACGAGATCACGCCCGGCAACTTCATCTTCCGTACCCGCGAGTTCGAGCAGATGGAGATGGAGTTCTTCGTCAAGCCGGGCGAGGACGAGAAGTGGCAGGAGTACTGGATGCAGGAGCGGTGGAACTGGTACACCGGCCTGGGTCTGCGCGAGGAGAACATGCGCTGGTACGACCACCCGAAGGAGAAGCTCTCCCACTACTCCAAGCGGACCGCCGACATCGAGTACCGCTTCCAGTTCGGCGGCAACGAGTGGGGTGAGCTGGAGGGCGTCGCCAACCGCACGGACTACGACCTCACCGCGCACTCCAAGGCCTCCGGCCAGGACCTCTTCTACTTCGACCAGGAGGCCGGCGAGCGCTACACCCCGTACGTCATCGAGCCCGCCGCCGGTGTCGGCCGCACCATGCTGGCGTTCCTCCTCGATGCTTACACCGAGGACGAGGCGCCCAACGCCAAGGGCAAGCTGGAGAAGCGGACGGTGCTGCGTCTCGACCACCGGATCGCCCCGGTGAAGGTCGCGGTGCTGCCGCTGTCGCGCAACCCCGAGCTGTCCCCGAAGGCGAAGGGGCTCGCGACGGCGCTGCGGCAGAACTGGAACATCGAGTTCGACGACGCGGGGGCGATCGGTCGCCGGTACCGGCGCCAGGACGAGATCGGTACGCCGTACTGCGTGACGGTCGACTTCGACACGCTCGACGACAATGCGGTGACCGTGCGTGAGCGGGACTCGATGAAGCAGGAGCGGGTGTCTCTGGACCAGATCGAGGGGTACCTCGCTGGGCGGTTGGTTGGCGCCTGA
- a CDS encoding endonuclease/exonuclease/phosphatase family protein produces MTIRIATFNAENLFRRPTVFGLDDAERRKEILDDFNELVGLLGKEIYQEADKERIAELIVKHDAHNSAADSRRPFFVNQPRGGAKLYTVPPTGSPAVKIVAKGRSKWSGWAEMVRDDIRWDAVENTARVIAEVNADILLTVEVEDRLTLDRFNTQVLGGAVGHEPYPFNLLVDGNDSRGIDVGILSRFPITSVRSHIFDLGASGTRVFSRDCPEFEIDVAGEPLWILGNHFKSKGFGNASENDKRRKAQAERVKEIYEDALERSPRVIVAGDLNDTLASPPIKLLLDAGLREAMTHESYGINPPGTHGTGKRDEQKLDYLMFSPQLWDLVTDVGVERRGIWAPNTFQSFPTVTSKTNQASDHAALFADLAL; encoded by the coding sequence ATGACCATCCGTATCGCCACGTTCAACGCCGAGAACCTCTTCCGTCGGCCCACGGTGTTCGGCCTCGATGACGCGGAGCGGCGCAAGGAGATCCTGGACGACTTCAACGAGCTGGTCGGTCTCCTGGGCAAGGAGATCTACCAGGAGGCGGACAAGGAGCGGATCGCCGAGCTGATCGTGAAGCACGACGCGCACAACTCGGCCGCGGACAGCCGCCGCCCGTTCTTCGTCAACCAGCCCCGCGGCGGCGCGAAGCTCTACACGGTGCCCCCGACAGGAAGTCCGGCCGTCAAGATCGTCGCCAAGGGGCGGTCGAAGTGGTCGGGCTGGGCCGAGATGGTGCGCGACGACATCCGCTGGGACGCGGTGGAGAACACCGCACGGGTGATAGCCGAGGTGAACGCGGACATCCTGCTCACGGTCGAGGTCGAGGACCGGCTCACCCTGGACCGCTTCAACACCCAGGTGCTGGGCGGGGCGGTGGGGCACGAGCCGTATCCGTTCAACCTGCTCGTCGACGGCAACGACAGCCGTGGCATCGACGTGGGCATCCTCAGCCGGTTCCCCATCACGTCCGTGCGGTCGCACATCTTCGACCTGGGCGCGTCCGGGACCCGGGTGTTCAGCCGGGACTGCCCCGAGTTCGAGATCGACGTCGCCGGCGAGCCCCTGTGGATCCTCGGCAACCACTTCAAGAGCAAGGGCTTCGGCAACGCCTCCGAGAACGACAAACGCCGCAAGGCCCAGGCCGAGCGGGTCAAGGAGATCTACGAGGACGCCCTCGAACGCTCTCCCCGCGTCATCGTCGCCGGCGACCTCAACGACACACTCGCCAGTCCCCCCATCAAGCTCCTCCTCGACGCCGGCCTCCGCGAGGCCATGACCCACGAGAGCTACGGGATCAACCCCCCGGGCACCCACGGCACCGGCAAACGCGACGAGCAGAAGCTCGACTACCTCATGTTCAGCCCGCAGTTGTGGGACCTGGTGACCGACGTGGGCGTGGAGCGCCGGGGCATCTGGGCCCCCAACACCTTCCAGTCCTTCCCCACGGTCACCTCAAAAACCAACCAGGCCTCGGACCACGCGGCCCTGTTCGCCGACCTGGCCCTGTAA
- a CDS encoding DUF4394 domain-containing protein codes for MRKQAVIGVLTMAVAIGTVGAVGSGALGGSSASTGVSESDSSGTGTGTGTGIEAKGGGLGGGAQVPSGLKAIGLTADQRLVVFRVDKPGAAVPLGKVGGLKGDTKLVGIDYRVQNNKLYGVGDQGGIYTIREVGAKATKVSQLTVALQGKAYGVDFNPAANRLRVISDTGQNLRHNLDDPQGAPAAGTTAVDGTLTNPPVPPATAGTTAQGVTGAAYTNNDLDTTTATTLFDLDTAQDQISVQSPANAGNLAPTGKLGVDAPLNSGFDIYSSTRSGVNAGYAVTGKRVFSVNLLTGKASPTGSFGKGRQVVDLAIPLRQG; via the coding sequence ATGCGCAAGCAAGCAGTCATCGGCGTACTCACCATGGCGGTGGCGATCGGGACGGTCGGCGCGGTCGGATCCGGGGCGCTGGGCGGATCGTCGGCGTCGACCGGGGTGTCGGAGAGCGACTCCTCCGGCACCGGCACCGGCACCGGTACCGGTATCGAGGCCAAGGGCGGCGGCCTGGGCGGCGGGGCGCAGGTTCCCAGCGGCCTGAAGGCCATCGGCCTCACCGCCGACCAGCGGCTCGTCGTCTTCCGCGTCGACAAGCCCGGCGCCGCGGTCCCGCTCGGCAAGGTCGGCGGCCTCAAGGGCGACACGAAGCTCGTCGGCATCGACTACCGCGTCCAGAACAACAAGCTGTACGGCGTCGGCGACCAGGGCGGCATCTACACGATCCGCGAGGTGGGCGCCAAGGCCACCAAGGTCTCCCAGCTCACGGTCGCCCTCCAGGGCAAGGCGTACGGCGTCGACTTCAACCCCGCCGCCAACCGCCTCCGCGTGATCAGCGACACCGGTCAGAACCTCCGCCACAACCTCGACGACCCCCAGGGCGCCCCGGCCGCCGGCACCACGGCCGTCGACGGCACGCTCACCAACCCGCCGGTCCCGCCCGCCACGGCCGGTACCACCGCCCAGGGGGTGACCGGAGCGGCGTACACGAACAACGACCTCGACACCACCACCGCGACCACCCTCTTCGACCTCGACACCGCCCAGGACCAGATCTCCGTCCAGTCCCCGGCCAACGCGGGCAACCTCGCCCCCACCGGCAAGCTCGGCGTCGACGCTCCGCTGAACTCCGGCTTCGACATCTACAGCTCGACGAGGAGCGGGGTGAACGCCGGGTACGCGGTGACGGGGAAGCGGGTGTTCAGCGTCAACCTGCTGACGGGGAAGGCGAGTCCGACGGGGAGCTTCGGGAAGGGGAGGCAGGTGGTGGACTTGGCGATTCCGCTGCGACAGGGATGA
- a CDS encoding aldo/keto reductase, which translates to MTMRTRTLGTTGPQVSALGLGCMGMSALYGDADRAESIATIHAALEAGVTLLDTGDFYGMGHNELLIGEALRAAPAARREQALTSVKFGALRDPDGGWVGYDGRPAAVRNFAAYSLQRLGTDHIDVYRIARVDPDVPIEETVGAIAELVEKGYVRHIGLSEVGAETIRRAAATAPIVDLQIEYSLISRGIEDEILPTTRELGIAVTAYGVLSRGLISGHFTRDRQLAANDFRAFSPRFQGENLQRNLDLVEALRKIAEQKGVSVAQIAIAWVLSRGEDIVPLVGARRRDRLAEALGALEVTLDATDLAAIEGAVPADAAAGDRYPAAQMAHLDSER; encoded by the coding sequence ATGACGATGCGAACGCGCACTCTCGGAACCACCGGCCCCCAGGTCTCCGCCCTCGGCCTCGGCTGCATGGGCATGTCCGCGCTGTACGGCGACGCCGACCGGGCGGAGTCCATCGCGACCATCCACGCGGCCCTCGAAGCCGGCGTCACTCTGCTCGACACGGGCGACTTCTACGGCATGGGCCACAACGAACTGCTGATCGGCGAGGCCCTGCGCGCCGCTCCCGCCGCCCGCCGGGAGCAGGCGCTGACCAGCGTCAAGTTCGGGGCGCTGCGTGACCCGGACGGAGGCTGGGTGGGGTACGACGGCCGTCCGGCGGCGGTCAGGAACTTCGCCGCGTACTCCCTCCAGCGCCTCGGCACGGACCACATCGACGTCTACCGGATCGCGCGGGTCGACCCCGACGTACCGATCGAGGAGACGGTCGGCGCGATCGCGGAACTGGTCGAGAAGGGGTACGTACGCCACATCGGCCTGAGCGAGGTCGGCGCGGAGACGATCCGCCGCGCGGCCGCCACGGCCCCGATCGTGGACCTCCAGATCGAGTACTCCCTCATCTCGCGCGGCATCGAGGACGAGATCCTGCCGACGACGCGCGAACTGGGCATCGCCGTGACCGCGTACGGAGTCCTCTCCCGGGGCCTGATCTCGGGCCACTTCACCCGCGACCGCCAACTGGCTGCCAACGACTTCCGGGCCTTCTCGCCCCGCTTCCAGGGGGAGAACCTCCAGCGCAACCTGGACCTGGTCGAGGCGTTGCGGAAGATCGCCGAGCAGAAGGGGGTGTCGGTCGCGCAGATCGCGATCGCGTGGGTCCTGTCGCGCGGAGAGGACATCGTCCCGCTGGTGGGTGCCCGCCGCAGGGACCGTCTGGCCGAGGCGCTGGGCGCGCTGGAGGTGACCCTGGACGCGACCGACCTGGCGGCGATCGAGGGCGCCGTACCGGCCGACGCGGCGGCGGGCGACCGTTACCCCGCGGCCCAGATGGCACACCTCGACAGCGAGCGCTGA
- a CDS encoding TetR family transcriptional regulator translates to MAPTSETLTAERILEATEEVLRRHGPAKATVVDVARALGVSHGSVYRHFRTKAALREAVTKRWLDRTTATLTAIAAEDRDPEARLRDWLAALFTAKRRKAGGDPELFATYQVLTEENGEAVGAHIADLTGQVTRIIQSGIDSGTFTPTDPTATARAIFHATARFHDPSYAPVWQQPDVEEQFEAVVELVVRGLRR, encoded by the coding sequence ATGGCACCGACCTCCGAGACCCTGACCGCCGAGCGCATCCTCGAAGCGACCGAGGAGGTCCTGCGCCGCCACGGCCCCGCCAAGGCCACCGTGGTCGACGTGGCCCGCGCACTCGGCGTCAGCCACGGGAGCGTCTACCGCCACTTCCGCACCAAGGCGGCGCTGCGCGAGGCGGTGACCAAGCGCTGGCTGGACCGTACGACGGCGACCCTGACCGCCATCGCCGCCGAGGACCGCGACCCGGAGGCCCGGCTGCGCGACTGGCTGGCCGCCCTCTTCACCGCCAAGCGTCGCAAGGCCGGCGGCGACCCGGAGCTGTTCGCCACCTACCAGGTCCTGACGGAGGAGAACGGCGAGGCCGTCGGCGCCCATATCGCCGACCTGACCGGCCAAGTGACCCGGATCATCCAGTCCGGCATCGACTCCGGCACCTTCACCCCCACCGACCCCACCGCCACAGCCCGAGCCATCTTCCACGCCACCGCCCGCTTCCACGACCCCTCCTACGCCCCCGTCTGGCAACAGCCGGACGTCGAGGAGCAGTTCGAGGCGGTCGTGGAGCTGGTGGTGCGGGGGCTGCGGAGGTGA
- a CDS encoding VOC family protein, with the protein MTPATALNWKLVIDTRDAQPLADFWAAALGYEVENPSTLITHLLATGDLPEAAVTEHNGHHVFRGYAAVRHPDDPYDPFTGIGKGRRLLFQDVPEAKTVKNRLHIDIHAEPGGRDALATRLETLGATRVEEFDKGPAGHWWLMRDPEGNEFCVA; encoded by the coding sequence ATGACTCCTGCCACCGCGCTGAACTGGAAACTGGTCATCGACACCCGGGACGCCCAGCCCCTGGCCGACTTCTGGGCCGCCGCGCTGGGCTATGAGGTGGAGAATCCGAGCACCCTGATCACCCACCTCCTCGCCACGGGCGACCTCCCCGAGGCCGCCGTCACCGAGCACAACGGCCACCACGTCTTCCGCGGCTACGCCGCCGTCCGCCACCCCGACGACCCCTACGACCCCTTCACCGGCATCGGCAAGGGCCGCCGCCTCCTCTTCCAGGACGTCCCCGAAGCCAAGACGGTCAAAAACCGCCTCCACATCGACATCCACGCCGAACCGGGCGGCCGGGACGCCCTGGCCACCCGCCTGGAAACCCTGGGCGCCACCCGCGTCGAGGAGTTCGACAAGGGCCCGGCGGGGCACTGGTGGCTGATGCGGGATCCGGAGGGGAACGAGTTCTGCGTGGCCTAG
- a CDS encoding CGNR zinc finger domain-containing protein, protein MASSSRASAPKGVSGVSGIVLRSYSGNVYRFDPGTLCLELLVTGGPGALTRYEVLHTPDDLVRWADQSRLTPTPPALHITADDVAYARRLRDALTRTALSRVVGGGLPELGIATADTADLDVINEAAARPPLAPAIGADGTRGWAAGPATGAQLASTVARDAVDLLTGPYAERIRMCAGERCYLLYVDTSRPGRRRWCSMEHCGNRSKVRAHRVRRTGAVGPVGQEQPVTEEQQPEEEQQPEEERQPTPVEKKG, encoded by the coding sequence ATGGCTTCTTCGTCCAGGGCATCGGCTCCGAAGGGGGTCTCGGGAGTGTCGGGCATCGTGCTGCGGTCCTACTCCGGGAACGTCTACCGGTTCGATCCGGGCACCCTCTGCCTGGAGCTGCTCGTCACCGGCGGCCCCGGCGCCCTGACCCGCTACGAGGTGCTGCACACCCCCGATGACCTGGTCCGATGGGCCGATCAGTCCCGGCTGACCCCCACGCCCCCCGCGCTCCACATCACGGCGGACGACGTGGCGTACGCCCGGCGGCTGCGCGACGCGCTGACCCGTACGGCTCTCTCGCGCGTCGTCGGCGGCGGGCTCCCCGAGCTGGGCATAGCCACGGCGGACACCGCCGACCTCGACGTCATCAACGAAGCCGCCGCCCGGCCGCCGCTCGCCCCCGCCATCGGCGCGGACGGCACCCGGGGCTGGGCCGCCGGCCCGGCGACCGGGGCGCAGCTCGCCTCCACCGTCGCCCGCGACGCCGTCGACCTCCTCACCGGGCCGTACGCGGAACGGATCCGCATGTGCGCCGGGGAGCGCTGCTATCTCCTCTACGTCGACACCTCCCGGCCCGGCCGCCGCCGCTGGTGCTCGATGGAGCACTGCGGCAACCGCAGCAAGGTCCGCGCCCATCGTGTGCGCCGCACAGGAGCAGTGGGCCCGGTCGGGCAGGAGCAGCCGGTCACCGAGGAACAACAGCCGGAGGAGGAACAACAGCCGGAGGAGGAACGACAGCCGACGCCGGTCGAGAAGAAGGGGTGA
- a CDS encoding SRPBCC domain-containing protein, whose protein sequence is MSTRSTGLTKDAGWEVGVSRTLPHSPAAVWEFISGSRGVALWLGAGARFAPEPGAPYETDAGVTGEVRGYRPGDRMRVTYGDTTLQVAVSAAGGGRSVLVFHQERMASPEERERQRAHWQRVMDQVADALDDLA, encoded by the coding sequence ATGTCCACTCGATCCACCGGACTCACCAAGGACGCCGGATGGGAAGTCGGCGTCTCCCGCACCCTGCCCCACTCACCCGCCGCCGTATGGGAGTTCATCAGCGGGTCGCGCGGAGTCGCGCTGTGGCTCGGGGCCGGGGCGCGGTTCGCCCCCGAGCCCGGTGCCCCGTACGAAACCGACGCGGGCGTCACCGGCGAGGTGCGCGGTTACCGTCCCGGTGACCGGATGCGTGTCACCTACGGCGACACGACCCTCCAGGTCGCCGTCTCGGCGGCCGGCGGCGGCCGGTCCGTGCTCGTCTTCCATCAGGAACGCATGGCGAGCCCCGAGGAGCGTGAACGTCAACGGGCGCACTGGCAGCGGGTGATGGACCAGGTCGCCGACGCGCTCGACGACCTGGCCTGA